From Solwaraspora sp. WMMD1047, the proteins below share one genomic window:
- a CDS encoding MFS transporter — MNLEPYRHALALPGVRSLLIVSTLARIPLMAAGVTLTLYVVLVLGRGYAAAGLVGAALTVGTAIGAPLLGRLVDRRGLRPVLALTTAAEAVFWASAPALPYPMLVGAAFLGGLLALPVFSVVRQAIAALVPADRRRPAYALDSMAVELSFMVGPAVAVLLATTVSARGTMLAVGIGIVLAGCALFVVNPPVRAADEPADPPGRAVRRRDWLSGRLVGLLCVGAASTLVLGGTDVAVVAVLREADQVGWTGLVLTVWGAYSLTGGFAYGAASRPISPLLLAALLCLCTIPVGLGGGQWWLLALALLPAGLLCAPTLAATADAVSRLAPAGVRGEAMGLHGSAITIGMALGAPLAGAVIDATSPAWGFAATGLLGALVVLAVLPGELRRRRRGTTPADQGDPAAAGGQRSMSLATSSS; from the coding sequence ATGAATCTCGAACCTTACCGGCACGCGCTCGCGCTGCCGGGCGTGCGCTCGCTGCTGATCGTCTCGACGCTGGCCCGGATCCCGCTGATGGCCGCCGGGGTGACCCTCACCCTCTACGTGGTGCTGGTGCTGGGGCGCGGCTACGCGGCGGCCGGGCTGGTCGGGGCCGCGCTGACGGTCGGGACGGCGATCGGCGCGCCGCTGCTGGGCCGACTGGTCGACCGGCGCGGCCTGCGCCCGGTGCTCGCCCTGACCACCGCCGCCGAGGCGGTCTTCTGGGCCAGCGCGCCGGCGCTGCCGTACCCGATGCTGGTGGGCGCGGCTTTTCTCGGCGGGCTGCTGGCGCTGCCGGTCTTCTCGGTGGTCCGGCAGGCGATCGCGGCCCTGGTGCCGGCGGACCGGCGCCGGCCCGCGTACGCGCTGGACTCGATGGCGGTGGAGCTCTCCTTCATGGTCGGGCCGGCGGTGGCGGTGCTGCTCGCCACCACGGTGTCGGCGCGCGGCACGATGCTCGCCGTCGGGATCGGCATCGTGCTGGCCGGCTGCGCGCTGTTCGTGGTCAACCCGCCGGTGCGGGCGGCGGACGAGCCGGCCGACCCGCCGGGCCGGGCGGTCCGGCGGCGGGACTGGCTGTCCGGACGGCTGGTCGGGCTGCTCTGCGTCGGCGCCGCCAGCACGCTGGTGCTCGGCGGTACGGACGTGGCCGTGGTGGCGGTGCTGCGCGAGGCCGACCAGGTCGGCTGGACCGGGCTGGTGCTGACCGTCTGGGGGGCGTACTCGCTCACCGGCGGCTTCGCCTACGGCGCCGCGTCCCGGCCGATCTCACCGCTGCTGCTCGCGGCCCTGCTCTGCCTCTGCACCATCCCGGTCGGGCTCGGCGGTGGGCAGTGGTGGCTGCTCGCCCTGGCGCTGCTGCCGGCCGGGCTGCTCTGCGCCCCGACGCTGGCCGCCACCGCCGATGCGGTGAGCCGGCTGGCTCCGGCGGGCGTGCGGGGTGAGGCGATGGGGCTGCACGGTTCGGCGATCACCATCGGCATGGCGCTGGGCGCCCCGCTGGCCGGTGCGGTGATCGACGCCACCAGCCCGGCCTGGGGGTTCGCCGCCACCGGGCTGCTCGGGGCGCTTGTCGTGCTGGCCGTGCTGCCCGGCGAGCTACGCCGACGCCGCCGCGGGACCACCCCGGCGGACCAGGGTGATCCCGCGGCGGCGGGCGGTCAGCGGTCGATGTCGCTGGCGACGTCCTCGTCGTAG
- a CDS encoding isochorismatase family protein has product MTRALIIVDVQNDFCEGGSLAVAGGAAVAAEITDRLAAEPDRWDHVVATRDHHIDPGAHFGDPPDFVDSWPAHCVVGTGGAELHPDLGTERIEATFHKGEWAAAYSGFEGATATDGDPAGGGERLADWLRRHDVDTVDVVGIATDHCVRATALDAVRAGFATTVLLDLTAGVAAASTETALRELAEAGVTLRGEPRGAAV; this is encoded by the coding sequence ATGACCCGAGCGTTGATAATCGTGGACGTCCAGAACGACTTCTGCGAGGGCGGTTCGCTCGCCGTCGCCGGCGGGGCGGCGGTGGCGGCCGAGATCACCGACCGGCTGGCGGCCGAGCCGGACCGCTGGGACCACGTGGTGGCCACCCGCGACCACCACATCGATCCGGGTGCACACTTCGGCGACCCGCCCGACTTCGTCGACTCCTGGCCGGCGCACTGCGTGGTCGGCACCGGCGGCGCCGAACTCCACCCCGACCTGGGCACCGAGCGGATCGAGGCGACCTTCCACAAGGGTGAGTGGGCGGCCGCGTACTCGGGGTTCGAGGGGGCCACCGCGACCGACGGGGATCCGGCCGGCGGCGGTGAGCGGCTGGCCGACTGGCTGCGCCGGCACGACGTCGACACCGTCGACGTGGTAGGCATCGCCACCGATCACTGCGTACGGGCGACCGCGCTGGACGCGGTGCGGGCCGGCTTCGCCACCACCGTGCTGCTCGACCTGACCGCCGGGGTGGCTGCCGCCAGCACCGAGACGGCCCTGCGCGAGCTGGCCGAGGCGGGCGTCACACTGCGCGGCGAGCCCCGGGGCGCCGCGGTGTGA
- a CDS encoding nicotinate phosphoribosyltransferase, translating into MENPGVGLLTDHYELTMVSAALRDGTADRRCVFEVFARRLPTGRRYGVVAGTARLMELLRDFRFTEAELEFLRARGVIDEPTADWLSRYRFTGDIDGYAEGELFFPGSPILTVAGTFAECVLLETLVLSVLNHDCAIAAAAARMVTAARGRTVIEMGARRSHEEAAVAAARAAYLAGFEYTSNLAAGARYGIPTAGTAAHAFTLLHDDERTAFASQVAAHGKSTTLLVDTYDIGQGIRNAIEVAGPELRAIRIDSGDLAVLAQHSRDLLDSLGATETKIIVSGDLDEYAIAALAAEPVDIYGAGTAVVTGSGAPTAGLVYKLVEVDGRPVVKRSENKATVGGRKVAVRRHKPTGTATEEVVVSQGVPDYQANDRPLQQSYLVGGEPVPLPTLSAARDHLRQCLISIPWEGLKLSAGDPAIPVSVIPAG; encoded by the coding sequence ATGGAGAACCCGGGCGTCGGCCTGCTGACCGACCACTACGAGCTGACCATGGTCAGCGCGGCGCTGCGGGACGGCACCGCCGACCGGCGCTGCGTCTTCGAGGTCTTCGCCCGCCGACTGCCCACCGGCCGACGGTACGGCGTGGTGGCCGGCACCGCCCGGCTGATGGAGCTGCTGCGCGACTTCCGGTTCACCGAGGCCGAGCTGGAGTTCCTGCGCGCCCGCGGCGTCATCGACGAGCCGACGGCCGACTGGCTGTCGCGCTACCGATTCACCGGCGACATCGACGGGTACGCCGAGGGCGAGCTGTTCTTCCCCGGCTCGCCGATCCTCACCGTCGCCGGCACCTTCGCCGAGTGCGTACTGCTGGAGACCCTGGTCCTGTCGGTGCTCAACCACGACTGCGCGATCGCGGCGGCGGCGGCCCGGATGGTCACCGCGGCCCGGGGCCGCACGGTCATCGAGATGGGCGCCCGCCGCTCCCACGAGGAGGCGGCAGTGGCCGCCGCCCGGGCGGCGTACCTGGCCGGCTTCGAGTACACCTCGAACCTGGCGGCCGGCGCCCGGTACGGGATACCGACCGCCGGCACCGCCGCGCACGCCTTCACGCTGCTGCACGACGACGAGCGGACCGCGTTCGCCTCCCAGGTCGCCGCCCACGGCAAGAGCACCACGCTGCTCGTCGACACCTACGACATCGGCCAGGGCATCCGCAACGCGATCGAGGTGGCCGGGCCGGAGCTGCGGGCGATCCGGATCGACTCCGGTGACCTGGCCGTGCTGGCCCAGCACTCCCGGGACCTGCTCGACTCGCTCGGCGCCACCGAGACGAAGATCATTGTCTCGGGCGACCTGGACGAGTACGCCATCGCCGCGCTCGCCGCCGAACCGGTGGACATCTACGGCGCCGGCACCGCCGTGGTGACCGGCTCCGGGGCGCCCACCGCCGGGCTGGTCTACAAGCTGGTCGAGGTCGACGGCCGCCCGGTGGTGAAGCGGTCGGAGAACAAGGCGACCGTCGGCGGCCGCAAGGTGGCGGTACGCCGGCACAAGCCGACCGGGACCGCGACCGAGGAGGTGGTGGTCTCCCAGGGGGTGCCCGACTACCAGGCCAACGACCGGCCGCTGCAACAGAGCTACCTGGTCGGCGGCGAGCCGGTGCCGCTGCCGACGCTGAGCGCCGCCCGGGACCATCTCCGGCAGTGCCTGATCTCGATCCCGTGGGAGGGGCTGAAGCTCTCCGCGGGCGACCCGGCGATCCCGGTCTCGGTCATCCCGGCAGGTTGA
- a CDS encoding LuxR family transcriptional regulator gives MHRWSFVGRADELNRLIAAATSESGRGLILSGSAGIGKSRLLREAIGQLPSDRYAVWSASANIATAGLPFGGLAQILPADQPAGLSPTGFLRWAVDALHQQAAGRSIVLGIDDAHLLDPSSAALVYLIARSGNSTVLGTLRSGESVPLSIRALWTDDLVEHAELGPMTGADSADLLAGMLDGPVDPVSAERLWRLSAGNALLLRELVIAAQGSDELDQVYGMWRWTGRLELAPNLTDLVDSRLGQLSPQVRAVVELVALGEPIGLGLLVGSTSQADVEAAEQLGLIGVVPDDRRANVRLTHPLYGEVVRQGCPVTRTRRLKANLADLLEQAGSRRHDDLLRVAVWRLDSGTAQDPALLLRAGQQAFGRFDVPLATRLAAAAQESGGGFDAAELLATILMFADQPDEAIRVLDQAADQTTSGQRRSRWLTVRGMVTYWGLSRDATVDEIAAGAAELTDPADRARVRAFEAIMRLHRLDLDAAARLSRNVLDRPAAAVSARGLARCTIAHLQAAQGKLEQARRAIAGVEADAAQWRGDMPYLQLALELARGTQLALAGDLAGIDAIVAAEFADLADAGDFRLGSGYLSILRAQAARLRGQTGDALRASLGACAVLATSRVYAGLAHAERAQAAAMRGEADQAAEAMAEADRAQAPGMAVLHPWLEQARAATLASAGDLAGAADCLLRLIARLRADGFAGHEVLALHDLVRLGRPDTDVGWSAPGGRRQTVAQRLTVLTETVEGTLAPLLARHAWAQSQRSGDELLAVAADFAAAGLDAFAAEATAGAVARFREARSYRLQEANLRLSDLLHRCDVLRTPALATRRAALTDRERQVARLAASGLASRNIAERLYISTRTVENHLQRVYSKLGVAGRSELWPVLRTIPEQDGHRKPAGD, from the coding sequence ATGCATCGGTGGAGCTTTGTCGGGCGGGCGGACGAACTCAACCGGTTGATCGCCGCGGCCACCAGCGAGAGCGGCCGCGGACTGATCCTGAGTGGATCGGCCGGCATCGGCAAGAGCCGGCTGCTCCGCGAGGCGATCGGGCAACTCCCCAGCGACCGGTACGCGGTCTGGTCCGCCTCGGCCAACATCGCCACCGCCGGTCTGCCGTTCGGCGGCCTGGCCCAGATCCTGCCGGCCGACCAGCCCGCCGGGCTCTCCCCCACCGGCTTTCTCCGCTGGGCGGTGGACGCGTTGCACCAGCAGGCCGCCGGCCGGTCCATTGTGCTCGGCATCGACGACGCCCACCTGCTCGACCCCTCCTCGGCGGCGCTTGTCTACCTGATCGCCCGGTCCGGCAACTCCACCGTGCTGGGCACCCTCCGCAGCGGCGAGTCGGTGCCGCTCTCCATCCGTGCGCTGTGGACGGACGACCTGGTCGAGCACGCCGAGCTGGGTCCGATGACCGGGGCGGACAGCGCCGACCTGCTGGCCGGAATGCTCGACGGCCCGGTCGACCCGGTCTCCGCCGAACGGCTCTGGCGGCTCTCCGCCGGCAACGCGCTGCTGCTGCGCGAGCTCGTCATCGCCGCCCAGGGCAGCGACGAGCTGGACCAGGTGTACGGGATGTGGCGCTGGACCGGCCGGCTGGAGCTGGCACCCAACCTCACCGACCTGGTGGACTCCCGGCTGGGACAACTCAGTCCACAGGTACGCGCGGTGGTGGAGCTGGTCGCGCTCGGCGAACCGATCGGCCTCGGCCTGCTGGTCGGATCGACCAGCCAGGCCGACGTCGAGGCGGCCGAACAACTCGGCCTGATCGGGGTGGTCCCGGACGACCGGCGGGCCAACGTCCGGCTGACCCACCCGCTCTACGGCGAGGTGGTCCGGCAGGGCTGCCCGGTGACCCGGACCCGGCGGCTCAAGGCGAACCTGGCCGACCTGCTGGAGCAGGCCGGCAGCCGGCGCCACGACGACCTGCTGCGGGTGGCGGTCTGGCGGTTGGACTCGGGCACCGCGCAGGACCCGGCCCTGCTGCTGCGCGCCGGGCAGCAGGCCTTCGGCCGGTTCGACGTACCGCTGGCGACCCGGCTCGCCGCGGCGGCCCAGGAGTCGGGCGGCGGCTTCGACGCGGCGGAGCTGCTCGCCACCATCCTGATGTTCGCCGACCAGCCCGACGAGGCGATCCGGGTGCTCGACCAGGCGGCCGACCAGACCACCAGCGGCCAGCGGCGCAGCCGCTGGCTCACGGTCCGGGGGATGGTCACCTACTGGGGGCTGAGCCGGGATGCGACGGTCGACGAGATCGCCGCCGGCGCCGCCGAGTTGACCGATCCGGCCGACCGCGCCCGGGTCCGGGCGTTCGAGGCGATCATGCGGCTGCACCGGCTCGACCTCGACGCGGCGGCCCGGCTCAGCCGCAACGTCCTGGACCGCCCGGCCGCCGCCGTCTCCGCCCGCGGGCTCGCCCGGTGCACCATCGCCCACCTGCAGGCCGCCCAGGGCAAGCTGGAGCAGGCCCGGCGGGCGATCGCCGGGGTGGAGGCGGACGCGGCCCAGTGGCGGGGCGACATGCCGTACCTGCAACTCGCGCTGGAGTTGGCGCGCGGCACCCAGTTGGCACTCGCCGGCGACCTGGCCGGCATCGACGCGATCGTGGCCGCCGAGTTCGCCGACCTGGCCGACGCCGGCGACTTCCGGCTCGGCTCCGGCTACCTGTCCATCCTGCGGGCACAGGCCGCCCGGCTTCGCGGCCAGACCGGCGACGCCCTGCGGGCCAGCCTCGGTGCCTGCGCGGTGCTCGCCACCAGCCGGGTCTACGCCGGCCTGGCGCACGCCGAGCGGGCCCAGGCGGCCGCGATGCGCGGCGAGGCGGATCAGGCCGCCGAGGCGATGGCCGAGGCCGACCGGGCCCAGGCGCCCGGGATGGCCGTGCTGCATCCCTGGCTGGAACAGGCCCGCGCGGCCACCCTGGCCAGCGCCGGCGACCTGGCCGGCGCCGCGGACTGCCTGCTCCGGTTGATCGCCCGGCTGCGGGCGGACGGCTTCGCCGGCCACGAGGTGCTGGCCCTGCACGACCTGGTCCGGCTGGGCCGTCCCGACACCGACGTCGGCTGGTCGGCCCCCGGTGGCCGGCGGCAGACCGTCGCGCAGCGGCTGACCGTCCTGACCGAGACCGTGGAGGGGACGCTGGCGCCGCTGCTGGCCCGGCACGCCTGGGCGCAGTCGCAGCGCTCCGGCGACGAGCTGCTGGCGGTCGCGGCCGACTTCGCCGCCGCCGGCCTGGACGCCTTCGCGGCCGAGGCGACCGCGGGCGCGGTGGCGAGATTCCGGGAGGCCCGCTCCTACCGGCTGCAGGAGGCCAACCTGCGTCTCAGTGACCTGCTGCACCGCTGCGACGTGCTGCGCACTCCGGCGCTGGCCACCCGGCGGGCGGCGCTCACCGACCGGGAACGCCAGGTAGCCCGGCTCGCCGCCAGCGGCCTGGCCAGCCGCAACATCGCCGAGCGCCTCTACATCTCGACCCGCACGGTGGAGAACCATCTGCAGCGGGTCTACAGCAAGCTCGGGGTGGCCGGGCGGAGCGAGCTGTGGCCGGTGCTGCGAACCATCCCGGAACAGGACGGTCACCGCAAACCCGCTGGCGACTAG
- the clpS gene encoding ATP-dependent Clp protease adapter ClpS produces MAAPQVAPVETPETEEVPVSDRLWVTIVWDDPVNLMSYVTWVFQKLFGYSHEKAEKLMLDVHQKGRAVVSSGARERMEHDASQLHAYGLWATVERG; encoded by the coding sequence ATGGCGGCTCCACAGGTTGCCCCGGTCGAGACGCCGGAGACCGAAGAGGTGCCGGTCTCCGACCGGCTATGGGTGACGATCGTCTGGGACGACCCGGTGAACCTGATGTCCTACGTCACCTGGGTCTTCCAGAAGCTCTTCGGGTACAGCCACGAGAAGGCTGAGAAGCTGATGCTCGACGTGCACCAGAAGGGGCGGGCGGTGGTGTCCAGCGGGGCCCGGGAGCGGATGGAACACGACGCCTCCCAGCTGCACGCGTACGGGCTCTGGGCGACGGTGGAGCGGGGGTGA
- a CDS encoding DUF2017 domain-containing protein produces the protein MFRRYGAHCVATLAPDEVRVLRKVASEVVGLLTDGFDHSDPVVGRLFPDIYPDDPADSTEFRQYTEGELKTAKIDQAGAVLAALPPPTGGEVRLDAEAAEAWLRALNDARLAMGTRLEIKDGMDLGEELDEAVRVDPSSSRVFQLSVYAYLGYLQESLLNALID, from the coding sequence ATGTTCCGGCGCTACGGCGCGCACTGCGTGGCCACCCTGGCCCCGGACGAGGTCCGGGTGCTGCGCAAGGTGGCCTCCGAGGTGGTCGGGCTGCTCACCGACGGCTTCGACCACTCCGATCCGGTGGTCGGGCGGCTCTTCCCGGACATCTACCCGGACGACCCGGCCGACTCGACGGAGTTCCGGCAGTACACCGAGGGTGAGCTCAAGACCGCCAAGATCGACCAGGCGGGCGCCGTGCTGGCCGCGCTGCCGCCCCCGACCGGCGGCGAGGTACGCCTCGACGCGGAGGCCGCCGAGGCGTGGCTGCGAGCCCTCAACGACGCCCGGCTGGCGATGGGCACCCGACTGGAGATCAAGGACGGCATGGACCTGGGGGAGGAGCTGGACGAGGCGGTCCGGGTGGACCCCTCGTCCAGCCGGGTGTTCCAGTTGTCCGTCTACGCCTACCTCGGCTATCTGCAGGAGTCGTTGCTCAACGCGTTGATCGACTGA
- a CDS encoding aldo/keto reductase yields the protein MRQRQIGDVPVSAIGLGGMPMSIEGRPDEQRSVRTVHAALDAGITLIDTADAYHLHADEVGHNESLIARALASYGGDTSAVLVATKGGHLRPGDGSWTKNSSPEYLKAACEASLKRLGVEAIGLYQHHRPDPDVPYADSIGAIRDLVDAGKVRMAGISNADPDQIRQAREILGDRLVSVQNQFSPAFRSSEPELRLSAELGLAFLPWSPLGGIARAGELGGRFAPFARVAADRGVSPQQVCLAWLLALSPTVVPIPGASRPETIRDSAAAADLVLDEAELATLSAT from the coding sequence ATGAGACAACGACAGATAGGTGACGTGCCGGTGAGCGCGATCGGGCTCGGTGGCATGCCGATGTCGATCGAGGGCCGGCCGGACGAGCAGCGTTCGGTGCGGACCGTGCACGCCGCGCTGGACGCCGGGATCACCCTCATCGACACCGCCGACGCGTACCACCTGCACGCCGACGAGGTCGGGCACAACGAGTCCCTGATCGCCCGGGCGCTGGCCAGCTACGGCGGGGACACCTCGGCGGTGCTGGTCGCCACGAAGGGCGGCCACCTGCGCCCCGGCGACGGCAGCTGGACGAAGAACAGCTCGCCGGAATATCTGAAGGCGGCCTGCGAGGCGTCCCTCAAGCGGCTCGGGGTCGAGGCGATCGGCCTGTACCAGCACCACCGGCCCGACCCCGACGTCCCGTACGCGGACTCGATCGGCGCGATCCGGGACCTGGTCGACGCCGGCAAGGTCCGGATGGCGGGCATCTCCAACGCCGACCCGGACCAGATCCGGCAGGCCCGGGAGATCCTCGGTGACCGGCTGGTCTCGGTGCAGAACCAGTTCTCCCCGGCCTTCCGCAGCTCCGAGCCGGAGCTGCGGCTCAGCGCCGAGCTGGGGCTGGCGTTCCTGCCGTGGTCGCCGCTGGGCGGCATCGCCCGGGCCGGCGAGCTGGGTGGCCGGTTCGCCCCGTTCGCCCGGGTCGCCGCCGACCGCGGGGTCAGCCCGCAGCAGGTCTGCCTGGCCTGGTTGCTGGCGTTGTCGCCGACGGTGGTGCCGATCCCCGGCGCGAGCCGGCCGGAGACCATCCGGGACTCGGCCGCCGCCGCTGATCTCGTCCTCGACGAGGCCGAGCTGGCGACGTTGTCGGCCACCTGA
- a CDS encoding M67 family metallopeptidase, with translation MLSIDRTVVDEIVAHARRDHPDEACGVVAGPVGSDRPLRHIPMENAARSMTFYEFDSMEQLRVWREMDDRDEEPVVIYHSHTATEAYPSRTDVAFAGEPGAHYLLVSTRDPETEEIRSFRIVDGVVTEEPVRVVDAGVDPHAVQSYMFGQSPATVDYECSGR, from the coding sequence GTGCTGAGCATCGACCGGACCGTCGTGGACGAGATCGTCGCCCACGCCCGCCGGGACCACCCCGACGAGGCCTGCGGTGTCGTCGCGGGCCCGGTGGGCAGCGACCGGCCGCTGCGGCACATCCCGATGGAGAACGCGGCCCGCTCGATGACGTTCTACGAGTTCGACTCGATGGAGCAGTTGCGGGTCTGGCGGGAGATGGACGACCGGGACGAGGAGCCGGTGGTGATCTACCACTCGCACACCGCGACCGAGGCGTACCCGTCCCGGACCGACGTGGCGTTCGCGGGTGAGCCCGGCGCCCACTACCTGCTCGTCTCGACCCGTGATCCGGAGACCGAGGAGATCCGCTCGTTCCGCATCGTGGACGGCGTGGTCACCGAGGAGCCGGTCCGGGTCGTCGACGCCGGGGTGGATCCGCACGCCGTCCAGTCCTACATGTTCGGGCAGAGCCCGGCGACGGTCGACTACGAGTGTTCGGGCCGCTAG
- a CDS encoding MoaD/ThiS family protein, which yields MAIEVRIPTILRSYTGGAKVVQGAGDTLNELLTNLDANHAGLRGRLVTDEGALHRFVNVYINDEDVRFLGALDAKLSDGDTVTILPAVAGGAFGLAAAAALGRQHASRVAAG from the coding sequence ATGGCCATCGAAGTTCGCATCCCCACGATCCTGCGCAGCTACACCGGCGGCGCGAAGGTCGTCCAAGGTGCCGGCGACACGCTCAACGAGCTGCTCACCAACCTGGACGCCAACCACGCCGGCCTGCGCGGCCGGCTGGTCACCGACGAGGGTGCCCTGCACCGGTTCGTCAACGTCTACATCAACGACGAGGACGTCCGGTTCCTCGGCGCCCTGGACGCCAAGCTCTCCGACGGCGACACCGTCACCATCCTGCCCGCGGTGGCCGGTGGCGCGTTCGGCCTGGCGGCGGCGGCCGCCCTCGGTCGGCAGCACGCGTCCCGCGTCGCGGCCGGCTGA
- a CDS encoding cysteine synthase: protein MARYESLLDACGGTPLVGLPRLSPTVPDGAPPVRLWAKLEDRNPTGSIKDRPALFMVREAERAGRLRPGDTILEPTSGNTGISLAMVAKLRGYRLVCVMPENVSSERVQLLRMYGAEIIFSPAAGGSNQAVATAKRIAEEHPDWVMLYQYGNEGNARAHYETTGPELLRDLPTITHFVAGLGTTGTLMGVGRYLREKVDQIEVVAAEPRYGELVYGLRNIDEGYVPELYDATVLTRRFSVGTQDAVLRTRQLVEVEGIFAGFSTGAILHAALAVAHQAVREERRADVAFVVADGGWKYLSTGAYGGTLAEAEDALDGQLWA, encoded by the coding sequence ATGGCACGGTACGAGAGCCTCCTCGACGCCTGCGGTGGGACGCCCCTGGTCGGCCTGCCCCGACTGTCGCCGACGGTGCCCGACGGGGCACCGCCGGTGCGGCTCTGGGCGAAGCTGGAGGACCGCAACCCGACCGGCAGCATCAAGGACCGGCCGGCCCTGTTCATGGTCCGCGAGGCCGAGCGGGCCGGGCGGTTGCGCCCCGGTGACACCATCCTCGAACCGACCAGCGGCAACACCGGGATCTCGCTGGCCATGGTCGCGAAGCTGCGCGGCTACCGGCTGGTGTGCGTGATGCCGGAGAACGTCTCCTCGGAGCGGGTGCAGCTGCTCCGGATGTACGGCGCGGAGATCATCTTCTCGCCGGCGGCGGGCGGCTCGAACCAGGCGGTGGCGACCGCCAAGCGGATCGCCGAGGAGCATCCCGACTGGGTGATGCTCTACCAGTACGGCAACGAGGGCAACGCCCGGGCACACTACGAGACGACCGGGCCGGAACTGCTGCGGGACCTGCCCACGATCACCCATTTCGTGGCCGGCCTCGGCACCACCGGCACCCTGATGGGGGTCGGGCGGTACCTGCGGGAGAAGGTCGACCAGATCGAGGTCGTCGCCGCCGAGCCACGCTACGGGGAGCTGGTCTACGGGCTGCGCAACATCGACGAGGGCTACGTCCCGGAGCTCTACGACGCCACCGTGCTGACCCGGCGGTTCTCGGTCGGCACCCAGGACGCGGTGCTGCGTACCCGGCAGTTGGTCGAGGTGGAGGGGATCTTCGCCGGCTTCTCCACCGGTGCGATCCTGCACGCCGCCCTGGCCGTGGCCCATCAGGCGGTCCGGGAGGAGCGCCGGGCCGACGTCGCGTTCGTGGTCGCCGACGGCGGCTGGAAATATCTTTCCACCGGCGCGTACGGCGGCACCCTGGCCGAGGCCGAGGACGCGCTGGACGGCCAACTCTGGGCCTGA
- a CDS encoding MBL fold metallo-hydrolase, translating to MRLTVLGCAGSFPGPESACSAYLVEAEGFRLLVDFGSGSLTALQRYAGLNAVDAILLTHLHCDHMLDAVTYVVVRRYAPDGPYPALPVYAPAGAPDRIASAYSQDEGPVDDVYTFYGLQPGSFPIGPFAVTVDRVNHPVETYGVRLEHGDRTLVYSSDTAPCESLLRLAHGADMFLCEASYLDGVDNPPDLHLTGREAGEIATKAEVGRLLLTHLVPAWGSEADTFEAAVGAFAGPVEIVRPGARYDV from the coding sequence ATGCGACTGACCGTTCTGGGCTGCGCCGGGAGCTTCCCCGGTCCGGAGTCCGCCTGCTCCGCCTACCTGGTGGAGGCCGAGGGCTTCCGCCTGCTCGTCGATTTCGGCTCCGGGTCGCTGACCGCCCTGCAGCGCTACGCCGGCCTCAACGCCGTCGACGCGATCCTCCTGACCCACCTGCACTGCGACCACATGCTCGACGCGGTCACCTACGTGGTGGTCCGCCGGTACGCCCCGGACGGGCCGTACCCGGCGCTGCCGGTCTACGCGCCGGCCGGCGCCCCGGACCGCATCGCCAGCGCCTACAGCCAGGACGAGGGCCCGGTCGACGACGTCTACACCTTCTACGGCCTGCAGCCCGGCAGCTTCCCGATCGGGCCGTTCGCGGTCACCGTCGACCGGGTCAACCATCCGGTCGAAACCTACGGCGTACGCCTGGAGCACGGCGATCGGACGCTTGTCTACTCGTCCGACACCGCCCCCTGCGAGTCGCTGCTGCGGTTGGCCCACGGCGCCGACATGTTCCTCTGCGAGGCCAGCTACCTCGACGGCGTGGACAACCCGCCGGACCTGCACCTGACCGGCCGGGAGGCCGGCGAGATCGCCACCAAGGCGGAGGTCGGCAGGCTCCTGCTCACCCACCTGGTGCCCGCCTGGGGCAGCGAGGCGGACACCTTCGAGGCGGCCGTGGGCGCGTTCGCGGGGCCGGTCGAGATCGTCCGCCCCGGCGCCCGCTACGACGTCTGA